The Thermovirga sp. region CACCCTCAATAAGTTGAACAAAGCGGTTGAAGCATTTTGGGCACTTAAGACCCGCGGAAAGGTCCTCCACTTCGAATTCATGGCGGCAGTGGAGACATCTGTACTTTCTCACTTGCCCGCACCTCCCTGCGTCATCGTAAGCGTAACCTGGTTCGCTACAATATTATAACCGGGGCCCGGGTTGTAGACAAGGCAAGAAGGGTGAGATCGGTCAATCCTCAAAGGAGTCCGAAGGTCGACGCCAGCGAGAAGTAGGCGCCGATGAGGATCAGGATCACCCCCGAAGCCACCTGGACGATCTTCTGCAAGTTGTAGACGGCGCCCATGCTCCTTGATACAGCCCTTGCTCCCATGGAAAAGATGATCGAAAGGATCGTCACCGGAAGGCCGCTCCCGAGACCGAAAAGGGCGGGGAGCAGTACC contains the following coding sequences:
- a CDS encoding hydrogenase expression protein HypA/HybF; this translates as MRKYRCLHCRHEFEVEDLSAGLKCPKCFNRFVQLIEGESVKGKSWGSKSFSVPKMGD